In a genomic window of Glycine max cultivar Williams 82 chromosome 13, Glycine_max_v4.0, whole genome shotgun sequence:
- the LOC100794475 gene encoding ubiquitin domain-containing protein 7SL RNA2, giving the protein MDVIFELQRGRSFSMEVGYFDTVLEIKEKVQKYQNIPVSKQTLILNGQVLHDNDDPWKVKILHNTCIQLQVTPEKEENKELITSAHTKIQLNVKITSKTHLIPLEVDVNDTRLKLMVLPKSGTKKVPVEVNASDNVGELRKELQKLHQRVQFHLPQDGYFFIYKQNVMDDDRSFRWHHVAQGDTIEIFNGSVTGGS; this is encoded by the exons ATGGAcgtgatctttgagcttcaaagaGGGAGGTCATTCTCCATGGAAGTAGGTTACTTTGACACTGTCTTagaaatcaaagagaaagtACAAAAGTATCAAAATATTCCGGTCTCTAAGCAAACCCTAATCCTCAATGGCCAAGTTCTCCATGACAATGACGATCCTTGGAAGGTCAAAATCCTTCATAACACATGCATTCAACTCCAAGTGACCCCCGAAAAGGAGGAGAATAAGGAGTTAATTACTTCTGCGCACACCAAGATTCAACTCAACGTGAAAATCACGTCCAAAACGCACCTCATCCCTCTTGAGGTGGATGTGAACGACACC AGGCTAAAGCTGATGGTTTTGCCTAAGAGCGGGACGAAGAAGGTTCCAGTGGAAGTGAATGCATCTGATAATGTGGGGGAGCTGAGGAAGGAGTTGCAGAAGTTGCACCAGAGGGTTCAGTTTCATTTGCCACAAGACGGGTATTTCTTCATTTACAAGCAAAATGTTATGGATGATGATAGGTCTTTCCGTTGGCACCATGTTGCACAGGGTGATACCATTGAAATATTCAATGGAAGTGTTACTGGTGGATCATGA